The Procambarus clarkii isolate CNS0578487 chromosome 7, FALCON_Pclarkii_2.0, whole genome shotgun sequence genome window below encodes:
- the LOC138357378 gene encoding uncharacterized protein isoform X3 → MYTGTSSRKSRALGTPSNPFPCSHEVMKPPVSVVDIIPQNINAAAVLAAEIKKIQESQVKISQWQQRRMKAEISWEESRSVLFEWETQNASNV, encoded by the exons ATGTACACTGGCACTTCGTCTAGAAAAAGCAGAGCTTTAG GCACACCATCAAATCCTTTCCCTTGCAGTCATGAAGTAATGAAGCCTCCAGTTTCTGTTGTAGACATTATACCCCAAAATATCAATG CCGCTGCCGTACTTGctgcagaaataaaaaaaatccaagaaTCGCAAGTGAAGATTTCTCAATGGCAGCAAAGAAGAATGAAGGCTGAAATTTCTTGGGAAGAAAGTCGGTCAGTTCTATTTGAGTGGGAG ACACAAAATGCTTCAAATGTATGA
- the LOC123774186 gene encoding uncharacterized protein isoform X3 produces MEEGLRESYYSERVFAADNDVTNHLNHIESLKTKVLYGGRWQHGSGLTTGEETEQIFSYMSRYNSTTKNMLKAEREEELSESSFFWNQRKHDSLARVLASRFCKAKEAAELIRKELADLSLDEKQLLIWIAELTNLAQSLNKRSVSQNDVQKGIELVCDSIRTKKSQISGVAVSSKMRSRYRAKIEADRKKLRELIAVYNEDNTEKLSVDIDEEGNFPWYNDTPQPTDNVNLQEKRNAAEKLHMYNRTMKEQNVIQLEMKSYLDFYRKKLEEITQRLDDVQNKSAPPSWIIEEPGKYSIKKSSFQHVTSGLTALLLNMKKFYQIKLFEATNLFSEDREVEYNKFQTDSQDSEDSETDSDNSVVSIESQTDNEEMEETLFPLI; encoded by the exons ATGGAAGA AGGATTGAGGGAATCATATTATTCAGAGCGTGTCTTTGCTGCTGACAATGATGTGACTAATCACCTTAACCATATAGAGAGcttaaaaacaaag GTCTTGTATGGAGGACGCTGGCAGCATGGAAGTGGTTTGACCACAGGTGAAGAAACCGAGCAAATTTTCAGCTATATGTCGCGgtacaacagtaccaccaaaaacaTGTTGAAAGCCG AGCGTGAAGAAGAACTTAGTGAATCTTCATTTTTTTGGAACCAACGTAAACATGACTCTTTAGCTCGTGTTCTAGCTTCAAGATTTTGTAAG GCAAAAGAAGCTGCAGAGTTAATAAGAAAGGAGTTAGCTGACTTATCTCTTGATGAAAAACAACTTCTCATCTGGATTGCAGAGTTAACCAACTTAGCCCAGAGTTTAAATAAAAG ATCAGTTTCTCAAAATGATGTTCAAAAGGGGATAGAGTTAGTATGTGACTCAATTAGAACCAAGAAATCCCAAATATCCGGTGTAGCAG TTTCAAGCAAAATGAGATCACGATACCGTGCAAAGATTGAAGCAGACAGGAAAAAGTTGAGGGAACTGATAGCGGTCTACAATGAAGACAATACAGAAAAACTTAGTGTGGACATTGATGAAGAGGGCAACTTTCCATGGTATAATGACACTCCTCAACCAACTGATAATG TTAATCTTCAAGAAAAGAGAAATGCTGCAGAAAAGCTGCATATGTACAACAGGACTATGAAAGAACAAAATGTCATTCAACTGGAAATGAAAAGTTACTTGGATTTCTACAGAAAAAAGCTTGAAGAGATAACACAAAGACTAGATGATGTACAAAACAAAAGTGCTCCACCCTCTTGGATAATTGAA GAACCGGGTAAATACTCAATAAAGAAGTCATCATTCCAGCATGTAACCAGTGGACTTACGGCCCTCTTGCTAAATATGAAAAAATTCTATCAAATTAAACTATTTGAGGCAACTAACCTGTTTTCTGAAGACAGGGAAGTAGAGTACAACAAATTTCAAACAGACAGTCAAGATTCCGAGGATTCTGAGACCGACAGTGACAACAGTGTAGTCAGTATTGAGTCACAGACTGACAACGAAGAAATGGAAGAAACACTCTTCCCTTTGATTTGA
- the LOC138357378 gene encoding uncharacterized protein isoform X2, protein MYTGTSSRKSRALGTPSNPFPCSHEVMKPPVSVVDIIPQNINAAAVLAAEIKKIQESQVKISQWQQRRMKAEISWEESRSVLFEWEVCRHAVPVEDTKCFKCMIEASIKCEDCHRLFCYHCDMKKHFLNPFHDRFSWASGYYEALPPTVTVDLNGTFTDWRMTFICPYLSVKSVDTAFLQMLRCTV, encoded by the exons ATGTACACTGGCACTTCGTCTAGAAAAAGCAGAGCTTTAG GCACACCATCAAATCCTTTCCCTTGCAGTCATGAAGTAATGAAGCCTCCAGTTTCTGTTGTAGACATTATACCCCAAAATATCAATG CCGCTGCCGTACTTGctgcagaaataaaaaaaatccaagaaTCGCAAGTGAAGATTTCTCAATGGCAGCAAAGAAGAATGAAGGCTGAAATTTCTTGGGAAGAAAGTCGGTCAGTTCTATTTGAGTGGGAGGTGTGTAGGCACGCTGTTCCAGTTGAAG ACACAAAATGCTTCAAATGTATGATTGAAGccagcatcaaatgtgaagattGTCATCGCCTATTCTGCTACCACTGTGatatgaaaaaacattttttaaaccCATTCCATGATAGGTTTTCCTGGGCCAGTGGATATTATGAAGCATTGCCACCAACTGTGACTGTTGACCTTAATGGGACATTTACTGACTGGC GTATGACCTTTATCTGCCCATATTTGAGTGTCAAGAGTGTGGATACAGCCTTCCTGCAGATGCTAAGATGTACAGTATAA
- the LOC123774186 gene encoding uncharacterized protein isoform X2, translating into MPVQCWPWALKIQEKNKKFTLLETKPFLGVLHAKAHAWYCQVLYGGRWQHGSGLTTGEETEQIFSYMSRYNSTTKNMLKAEREEELSESSFFWNQRKHDSLARVLASRFCKAKEAAELIRKELADLSLDEKQLLIWIAELTNLAQSLNKRSVSQNDVQKGIELVCDSIRTKKSQISGVAVSSKMRSRYRAKIEADRKKLRELIAVYNEDNTEKLSVDIDEEGNFPWYNDTPQPTDNVNLQEKRNAAEKLHMYNRTMKEQNVIQLEMKSYLDFYRKKLEEITQRLDDVQNKSAPPSWIIEEPGKYSIKKSSFQHVTSGLTALLLNMKKFYQIKLFEATNLFSEDREVEYNKFQTDSQDSEDSETDSDNSVVSIESQTDNEEMEETLFPLI; encoded by the exons ATGCCAGTACAGTGCTGGCCATGGGCCCTGAAAattcaagaaaaaaataaaaaattcaccCTACTGGAGACAAAGCCGTTCCTAGGGGTTTTGCATGCAAAAGCACATGCATGGTATTGCcag GTCTTGTATGGAGGACGCTGGCAGCATGGAAGTGGTTTGACCACAGGTGAAGAAACCGAGCAAATTTTCAGCTATATGTCGCGgtacaacagtaccaccaaaaacaTGTTGAAAGCCG AGCGTGAAGAAGAACTTAGTGAATCTTCATTTTTTTGGAACCAACGTAAACATGACTCTTTAGCTCGTGTTCTAGCTTCAAGATTTTGTAAG GCAAAAGAAGCTGCAGAGTTAATAAGAAAGGAGTTAGCTGACTTATCTCTTGATGAAAAACAACTTCTCATCTGGATTGCAGAGTTAACCAACTTAGCCCAGAGTTTAAATAAAAG ATCAGTTTCTCAAAATGATGTTCAAAAGGGGATAGAGTTAGTATGTGACTCAATTAGAACCAAGAAATCCCAAATATCCGGTGTAGCAG TTTCAAGCAAAATGAGATCACGATACCGTGCAAAGATTGAAGCAGACAGGAAAAAGTTGAGGGAACTGATAGCGGTCTACAATGAAGACAATACAGAAAAACTTAGTGTGGACATTGATGAAGAGGGCAACTTTCCATGGTATAATGACACTCCTCAACCAACTGATAATG TTAATCTTCAAGAAAAGAGAAATGCTGCAGAAAAGCTGCATATGTACAACAGGACTATGAAAGAACAAAATGTCATTCAACTGGAAATGAAAAGTTACTTGGATTTCTACAGAAAAAAGCTTGAAGAGATAACACAAAGACTAGATGATGTACAAAACAAAAGTGCTCCACCCTCTTGGATAATTGAA GAACCGGGTAAATACTCAATAAAGAAGTCATCATTCCAGCATGTAACCAGTGGACTTACGGCCCTCTTGCTAAATATGAAAAAATTCTATCAAATTAAACTATTTGAGGCAACTAACCTGTTTTCTGAAGACAGGGAAGTAGAGTACAACAAATTTCAAACAGACAGTCAAGATTCCGAGGATTCTGAGACCGACAGTGACAACAGTGTAGTCAGTATTGAGTCACAGACTGACAACGAAGAAATGGAAGAAACACTCTTCCCTTTGATTTGA
- the LOC138357378 gene encoding uncharacterized protein isoform X1 — MYTGTSSRKSRALGTPSNPFPCSHEVMKPPVSVVDIIPQNINAAAVLAAEIKKIQESQVKISQWQQRRMKAEISWEESRSVLFEWEVCRHAVPVEDTKCFKCMIEASIKCEDCHRLFCYHCDMKKHFLNPFHDRFSWASGYYEALPPTVTVDLNGTFTDWQPVVPVPVPKISCNCKDCNVNIKSSDIMCTFKMLLGIFYLILSLNT; from the exons ATGTACACTGGCACTTCGTCTAGAAAAAGCAGAGCTTTAG GCACACCATCAAATCCTTTCCCTTGCAGTCATGAAGTAATGAAGCCTCCAGTTTCTGTTGTAGACATTATACCCCAAAATATCAATG CCGCTGCCGTACTTGctgcagaaataaaaaaaatccaagaaTCGCAAGTGAAGATTTCTCAATGGCAGCAAAGAAGAATGAAGGCTGAAATTTCTTGGGAAGAAAGTCGGTCAGTTCTATTTGAGTGGGAGGTGTGTAGGCACGCTGTTCCAGTTGAAG ACACAAAATGCTTCAAATGTATGATTGAAGccagcatcaaatgtgaagattGTCATCGCCTATTCTGCTACCACTGTGatatgaaaaaacattttttaaaccCATTCCATGATAGGTTTTCCTGGGCCAGTGGATATTATGAAGCATTGCCACCAACTGTGACTGTTGACCTTAATGGGACATTTACTGACTGGC aACCTGTTGTGCCAGTTCCTGTGCCAAAAATTTCCTGTAACTGTAAAGACTGTAACGTTAACATAAAGAGTTCTGACATCATGTGTACTTTCAAAATGCTCTTAggtatattttatttaatattaagtTTGAACACATAA
- the LOC123774186 gene encoding uncharacterized protein isoform X1, with protein sequence MKSLLIALQALGSRNGRDGCINFEAAKRTFQEWRFMQYELANVQSYNKTVCPACHTNPFAIHIDGNKKLFRYEKVGRGLRESYYSERVFAADNDVTNHLNHIESLKTKVLYGGRWQHGSGLTTGEETEQIFSYMSRYNSTTKNMLKAEREEELSESSFFWNQRKHDSLARVLASRFCKAKEAAELIRKELADLSLDEKQLLIWIAELTNLAQSLNKRSVSQNDVQKGIELVCDSIRTKKSQISGVAVSSKMRSRYRAKIEADRKKLRELIAVYNEDNTEKLSVDIDEEGNFPWYNDTPQPTDNVNLQEKRNAAEKLHMYNRTMKEQNVIQLEMKSYLDFYRKKLEEITQRLDDVQNKSAPPSWIIEEPGKYSIKKSSFQHVTSGLTALLLNMKKFYQIKLFEATNLFSEDREVEYNKFQTDSQDSEDSETDSDNSVVSIESQTDNEEMEETLFPLI encoded by the exons ATGAAATCCTTGTTAATAGCGCTCCAAGCGCTTGGCTCTCGTAATGGAAGA gatggttgCATCAACTTTGAAGCTGCTAAAAGAACATTCCAGGAGTGGAGATTTATGCAGTATGAACTTGCAAATGTCCAAAGCTACAATAAGACCGTGTGCCCTGCTTGTCATACTAACCCATTTGCcatacatattgatggcaacaaaaAGTTATTCCGATATGAAAAAGTTGGAAG AGGATTGAGGGAATCATATTATTCAGAGCGTGTCTTTGCTGCTGACAATGATGTGACTAATCACCTTAACCATATAGAGAGcttaaaaacaaag GTCTTGTATGGAGGACGCTGGCAGCATGGAAGTGGTTTGACCACAGGTGAAGAAACCGAGCAAATTTTCAGCTATATGTCGCGgtacaacagtaccaccaaaaacaTGTTGAAAGCCG AGCGTGAAGAAGAACTTAGTGAATCTTCATTTTTTTGGAACCAACGTAAACATGACTCTTTAGCTCGTGTTCTAGCTTCAAGATTTTGTAAG GCAAAAGAAGCTGCAGAGTTAATAAGAAAGGAGTTAGCTGACTTATCTCTTGATGAAAAACAACTTCTCATCTGGATTGCAGAGTTAACCAACTTAGCCCAGAGTTTAAATAAAAG ATCAGTTTCTCAAAATGATGTTCAAAAGGGGATAGAGTTAGTATGTGACTCAATTAGAACCAAGAAATCCCAAATATCCGGTGTAGCAG TTTCAAGCAAAATGAGATCACGATACCGTGCAAAGATTGAAGCAGACAGGAAAAAGTTGAGGGAACTGATAGCGGTCTACAATGAAGACAATACAGAAAAACTTAGTGTGGACATTGATGAAGAGGGCAACTTTCCATGGTATAATGACACTCCTCAACCAACTGATAATG TTAATCTTCAAGAAAAGAGAAATGCTGCAGAAAAGCTGCATATGTACAACAGGACTATGAAAGAACAAAATGTCATTCAACTGGAAATGAAAAGTTACTTGGATTTCTACAGAAAAAAGCTTGAAGAGATAACACAAAGACTAGATGATGTACAAAACAAAAGTGCTCCACCCTCTTGGATAATTGAA GAACCGGGTAAATACTCAATAAAGAAGTCATCATTCCAGCATGTAACCAGTGGACTTACGGCCCTCTTGCTAAATATGAAAAAATTCTATCAAATTAAACTATTTGAGGCAACTAACCTGTTTTCTGAAGACAGGGAAGTAGAGTACAACAAATTTCAAACAGACAGTCAAGATTCCGAGGATTCTGAGACCGACAGTGACAACAGTGTAGTCAGTATTGAGTCACAGACTGACAACGAAGAAATGGAAGAAACACTCTTCCCTTTGATTTGA